The Vibrio echinoideorum DNA window TTTCTCAATGCTGTTGTATTGTTCTGCTTTGCCTTTCGCAACTAAGAAACACTTACCAAAGGTCATGTAGCCTTGAGTTTGTTCTGCGTTTAACTGACGCTGCATTTTACGTGTGATACCGCCCATCGCGATGTCGTATTTATCGCTGTCGAGGTCGGTTAGCAGATCTTTCCATGTAGTACGGACAATCTGTAATTCGACGCCCAGCTGCTCTGCAACATGCTTAGCTACGTCAATGTCATAACCAGAATAGCTCTTGCCATCAAAGTAAGAGAAAGGTTTGTAGTCGCCAGTGGTGCCAACGCGAAGTGTGCCTGATTTTTGGATGTCTTCTAATTGGTCAGCTTGTGCTACACCAGAGAGCGCCAGAGTAATGGAAGCAAGTAATAGTGATGTTTTTGTCATTGTAATTATCTGTTGTGTTTGTGTTGTTGTTCAAAGTAACAGAAAGAAAAGCAGAAAGAGATCAAACCATTGGAAATGGTTGTCAAGGAGATGAACACCGAGGGAAGGTTGGGGGATTTGCATAGAGTCTTGAAAATAGAGGCGTGTACGTACTAGTTCAATTTTGATAAACCGTAGACAAACAAAAAGCCCATGTTATCGAATAACATGGGCTTCATTTTGGTTTAACTTGTTAGCTGCTTATTTTAGCTGTTTAGCTATTTAGCAACTGACTCGTTGTTCATCTTAGCCGGAGCTTTAGATGCGTTAACCAGTAGGATACCAACGGTTAGTACCATCGAACCACATAGTAGGAACAACAAGCGTCCTGTTGGTTCGTTTGGAATTAGAGCCATTGCTAGAATACCGAAACCTGCTGTGCTGATAAGCTTACCAAGCATTGAACGCTGTTTAGTATCTAGGTTTTGTTGCTCTTCACCTTCAGCAACAAGTGGTGTATTCCAGTTAGTAAACAATGTATCAACTTCTTTCTCACGCTCAGTTGATAGAGGTTTATAGAAGAATTGAGTTGCTAAGAAGAAGCCACCAGTAAAGATTACGTGTGCAGCTAAGCTTAAGCCAACTTTAAGATCTGCCCACTCACGACCAGTCAATTGTTGCTCTAAACCAAATAGGTGTTCAATATCTTCTGCTTGTAGAGAAATACCAAAGATGTAAGAAACAAAACCACCGACAATCAATGTAGTCCAAGCCGACCAATCTGGTGTTTTACGAATAATCATACCTAGGAAGATTGGAATAAGCATTGGGAAGCCGATTAATGCACCCACGTTCATTACGATATCAAATAAGCTTAAGTGACGTAACGAGTTAATGTATAGGCCAATCGAGATAATGATTATACCCATCAGAATTGTCGTTAGCTTACTTACAATCACGAGTTCTTTTTGCTCTGCATTCTTGCGAAGAACAGGGCTATAGAAGTTCATTACAAAGATGCCAGCGTTACGGTTCAAACCTGAATCCATAGAAGACATTGTTGCAGCGAACATCGCAGACATTAATAGACCAACCATACCTGCTGGCATTACGTTTTGTACGAATGCTAGGTAAGCAGCATCACCCGCTTTATCACCCATTGAAGCGTACTCCAATGCGAAATCAGGCATGAATGCACTTACGTACCAAGGTGGTAGGAACCAGATAAGAGGGCCAACAACCATTAGGATACATGCTAAGCCTGCCGCTTTACGCGCATTTTCACTGTCTTTAGCACATAAGTAACGATAAGCATTGATACTGTTATTCATTACACCGAACTGCTTCACAAAGATGAAAACAACCCATAGTACGAATACACTTACATAGTTGAGGTTATTCCCCAACATGAAGTCACCTTGGAAATTATCAACAATGTTCGTAATGCCACCACCGTGGAAGTAAGCAGCAACCGCACAAGTGATCGTAACCGCCATGATAACTAGCATTTGCATGAAGTCAGATGCGACAACGGCCCAAGACCCACCAGTTACCGACATGATGACTAACACAGCACCGGTGAAGATGATGGTGGTTTCCATAGGGATATTAAATACAGCAGCAACAAAGATTGCTAGACCATTTAGCCAAATACCTGCAGAAATTAGGCTGTCCGGCATACCGAACCAAGTAAAGAATTGCTCTGAAGTTTTACCAAAACGCTGTCTGATTGCTTCAATCGCGGTTACAACACGAAGTTGACGGAACTTTGGGGCAAAGTACATGTAGTTCATGAAATAACCAAATGCATTGGCTAAGAACAGAATTACAATAACAAAACCATCGGAGAATGCGCGTCCTGCGGCTCCAGTAAACGTCCATGCTGAAAACTGTGTCATGAAGGCGGTTGCACCAACCATCCACCACAACATTTTGCCGCCCCCTCTGAAGTAATCACTAGTCGACGTGGTGAACTTACGGAACATCCAACCAATAGCGATTAAAAAGAAGAAGTAGGCGAGAACAACAAAAGTATCAATAGTCATCTTTTCAGCCTTTTAAATATCATAATTAACTGGGCTTAGATTAACGCGTCCAAAGGTTTATTTGTACTACAATATGTCTTTAGTATGATCTAGGTCGCATTGATTTTTGAGCGCACACGACAAGCTAGCTTAACTTGCTGTTTTTATTGTCTTTAATTGTTTTTATGAATTGCTCTAGATCCAAGATAAATTGAAGCTCAAATGTTTATATGTATTACAATATAAGTAATAAGGCTTTAGTTTGCCTTATTTATAAGATTTTAATTATAACCGTAACAAATGTGCTACAACTGAACGTGGTTGTGCGACGGGATTCACGTTAAATCTCCGTACTAAATCGCAAAATATTGTTTCTAGCATTTAAGTGTAGCTTATTGTTTTTATGTCGCTATTTTCTATTTCACGCCCTGAATTGCTCATTATTTATCCGTACTATTTATCTACGCGATTTATCCGCTCAATTTTTCTGCTGTTCTTGTGTTTAGAGTCTTGGTTTGTCCAACCGCTCGAAATTGGAGTAGGCGCTAGCGAGAATTATACCCAATACCCAATATCCGATATCCGATATCCGATATCCGATAAGCGATAATCATAGCCATAAGCCTTGTATTGCTTCATGGCGATTTCTAACCATATGTAAGAGGTTTGTATGCTTAATAGTGAGTAAGGGCGGATGCGTCGATACAGGGCTCAAGACACGGTATGAGTCGAGTGAGTTAGATTACATAAGTGAGTGCTTAGAGTGTTTGCCAGGTCGTGTAAGGCGTTTTAGCACAGTGAAATAGCACGTGCACAAAATTACAAATTACCAGTCACAAAGCTGGTGGATGGCCTGATAAACGGGAATGTATTGTAGAGGTCTTAACTTGTTTGAGCGTCGTGCTCTTCAGGTAACAGCCTCAAACTATCAACGATCAAACTTCAGTTACCCAAAAGATTTAGATAACAAAATCCAGTTATTGAAAAACCTCAGATAACAAAAAGCCCCACCGAAGTGAGGCTTTATCACGAAATCTAAAACAGATTAAGCGTTAACGTGAGCAACAGCATCACGAACAAGCTTACCTAGTTCGTCCCATTTACCTTCGTCGATAAGGTTAGTTGGAACCATCCAAGTACCGCCACACGCAAGTACAGAAGGGATAGATAGATATTCATCTACATTCTTTAAGCTTACGCCGCCAGTAGGCATGAATTTAACAGGGTAAACCGCTGTTAGTGCTTTAAGCATACCAGTACCGCCAGAAGGCTCAGCAGGGAAGAACTTCAACGTGCGAAGACCCATTTCCATTGCTTGCTCAACTAGGCTTGGGTTGTTTACGCCCGGTACGATAGCAACACCTTTATCGATACAGTATTGAACAGTACGTGGGTTAAAACCTGGGCTTACGATGAAATCAACACCCGCTTCGATAGATGCGTCAACTTGCTCGTTAGTCAGTACTGTACCTGAACCGATTAGCATGTCAGGGAACTCTTTACGCATGATGCGAATCGCTTCGATTGCACATTCTGTACGTAGTGTGATTTCTGCACATGGCATGCCGTTTTCAACAAGTGCTTTACCTAGAGGGATAGCGTCTTCAGCACGGTTGATAGCGATTACAGGAATTACTTTTAGGTTTGCTAGTTGTTCATTTAATGTAGTCATGAATTCTTTCTCACGTTAATTATGGGCTTGCTTTTAACTAAGCAAACCCTTGATTAATATATAAAGTGCGTAATTATAGAGACAGATCAGGCGTCGCATCTACAGGAATGATAGCACCTGGATGCTGAATCACGGTTCCTGCCACAATATGACCTGCAAATGCTGCGTCACGAGCATTACCGCCGCTCAAACGCTTAGCCAAGAAGCCAGCACTGAACGAGTCGCCAGCAGCCGTAGTATCTACGATGTTGTCAACTGGGTTTGGAGCTACATATTGAGCACTTTGGCTTTCGACGACTAAGCAGTCTTTCGCGCCACGTTTGATCACGATCTCTTTCACACCAGACTCAGACGTACGAGCAATACATTGTTCAATGCTTTCGTCGCCGTATAACTCTTGTTCATCATCAAACGTTAGTAGAGCCGTGTCGGTGTACTTAAGCATTTTCAAGTACCAAGAAATTGCTTCTTGTTGGCTTTCCCAAAGTTTAGGACGGTAGTTATTGTCGAAGAATACTTGACCGCCTTGAGCTTTAAATTTGTCTAAGAAGTTAAACAGCTGTGTGCGACCATTTTCTGTCAAGATAGCAAGCGTAATGCCACTTAGGTAAACCGCATCAAAAGAGAACAGCTTATCAAGTAGAGCAGGCGTGTCTTGCTGATCAAACATGAACTTCGCTGCAGCATCACTACGCCAGTAGTGGAAGCTACGCTCACCAGTTTCATCGGTCTCGATGTAATAAAGCCCTGGTTGTTTGTGATCGAGCTGAGCCACCAAGCTTGTGTCGATACCTTCAGCTTGCCACTTTTCTAACATGTCAGTACTGAATGGGTCAGTGCCAAGTGCTGTTACATAGCTTGTTTGGATGCCATGTTCTTTTGTTAAGCGTGACAGGTAAAGTGCAGTATTTAGCGTATCGCCACCAAAACTTTGCTTAAGCCCATCTTGTTTCTTTTGTAGCTCAACCATGCACTCGCCAATGACCGCGATGTTTAATGATTTCATATGCTTACCTTAGCAACTGAGGTTGCGCTATTCATTATTTTAAAAAGTCTTCACGCGCAGGGTTGAAGATATCAAGAAGGATGCTGTCTTGCT harbors:
- a CDS encoding 2-dehydro-3-deoxygluconokinase — its product is MKSLNIAVIGECMVELQKKQDGLKQSFGGDTLNTALYLSRLTKEHGIQTSYVTALGTDPFSTDMLEKWQAEGIDTSLVAQLDHKQPGLYYIETDETGERSFHYWRSDAAAKFMFDQQDTPALLDKLFSFDAVYLSGITLAILTENGRTQLFNFLDKFKAQGGQVFFDNNYRPKLWESQQEAISWYLKMLKYTDTALLTFDDEQELYGDESIEQCIARTSESGVKEIVIKRGAKDCLVVESQSAQYVAPNPVDNIVDTTAAGDSFSAGFLAKRLSGGNARDAAFAGHIVAGTVIQHPGAIIPVDATPDLSL
- a CDS encoding bifunctional 4-hydroxy-2-oxoglutarate aldolase/2-dehydro-3-deoxy-phosphogluconate aldolase, which encodes MTTLNEQLANLKVIPVIAINRAEDAIPLGKALVENGMPCAEITLRTECAIEAIRIMRKEFPDMLIGSGTVLTNEQVDASIEAGVDFIVSPGFNPRTVQYCIDKGVAIVPGVNNPSLVEQAMEMGLRTLKFFPAEPSGGTGMLKALTAVYPVKFMPTGGVSLKNVDEYLSIPSVLACGGTWMVPTNLIDEGKWDELGKLVRDAVAHVNA
- a CDS encoding sodium:solute symporter family transporter — protein: MTIDTFVVLAYFFFLIAIGWMFRKFTTSTSDYFRGGGKMLWWMVGATAFMTQFSAWTFTGAAGRAFSDGFVIVILFLANAFGYFMNYMYFAPKFRQLRVVTAIEAIRQRFGKTSEQFFTWFGMPDSLISAGIWLNGLAIFVAAVFNIPMETTIIFTGAVLVIMSVTGGSWAVVASDFMQMLVIMAVTITCAVAAYFHGGGITNIVDNFQGDFMLGNNLNYVSVFVLWVVFIFVKQFGVMNNSINAYRYLCAKDSENARKAAGLACILMVVGPLIWFLPPWYVSAFMPDFALEYASMGDKAGDAAYLAFVQNVMPAGMVGLLMSAMFAATMSSMDSGLNRNAGIFVMNFYSPVLRKNAEQKELVIVSKLTTILMGIIIISIGLYINSLRHLSLFDIVMNVGALIGFPMLIPIFLGMIIRKTPDWSAWTTLIVGGFVSYIFGISLQAEDIEHLFGLEQQLTGREWADLKVGLSLAAHVIFTGGFFLATQFFYKPLSTEREKEVDTLFTNWNTPLVAEGEEQQNLDTKQRSMLGKLISTAGFGILAMALIPNEPTGRLLFLLCGSMVLTVGILLVNASKAPAKMNNESVAK
- a CDS encoding transporter substrate-binding domain-containing protein, whose amino-acid sequence is MTKTSLLLASITLALSGVAQADQLEDIQKSGTLRVGTTGDYKPFSYFDGKSYSGYDIDVAKHVAEQLGVELQIVRTTWKDLLTDLDSDKYDIAMGGITRKMQRQLNAEQTQGYMTFGKCFLVAKGKAEQYNSIEKVNLSSVRVGVNIGGTNEIFADANLQDASFTRYENNLDVPQAVAEGKVDVMVTETPEGLFYQVTDERLEAARCETPFTNSQFGYLIPKGEQRLLNTVNFIMDEMKLKGVEEEFLIHNSLK